Proteins encoded within one genomic window of Castellaniella sp.:
- a CDS encoding CTP synthase, with product MTKYVFVTGGVVSSLGKGIAAASLAAILESRGLRVTMLKLDPYINVDPGTMSPFQHGEVFVTEDGAETDLDLGHYERFVSARMHKVNNFTTGQIYESVLRKERRGDYLGKTVQVIPHITNEIQDFIARGAKAAFDGQADIAIVEIGGTIGDIESLPFLEAVRQMSLRLGRNQCAFVHLTLVPFIASAGELKTKPTQHSVQKLREIGIYPNALLCRADRPVPEDERAKISLFSNVPLDAVISVWDSDSIYKIPAMLHKQGLDSLVCDALAITPPPADLTVWDRLVHDLENPRCAVTIGMVGKYVDLTESYKSLSEALVHAGIHTHSQVHIEYIDSEEIETQGTGCLAGLDAILVPGGFGKRGTEGKIRAIQYAREQGIPYLGICLGMQLAVVEFARHVAGLGGANSTEFDPSAAHPVVALITEWQDREGKIETRDSSSDLGGTMRKGAQRCPVKPGTRAFDIYGAEVNERHRHRYEVNNVYVNRLEESGLVISARTPTESLPEIMEIPSHPWFMGVQFHPEFTSTPRYGHPLFTSYIQAALAYQQNQPKKS from the coding sequence ATGACCAAATACGTATTCGTCACAGGGGGAGTCGTCTCCTCCCTGGGTAAAGGCATTGCTGCGGCATCGCTGGCTGCCATTCTGGAATCCCGCGGATTGCGGGTCACCATGCTGAAACTGGACCCCTACATCAACGTAGACCCAGGCACCATGAGCCCCTTTCAGCACGGCGAGGTCTTCGTCACCGAGGACGGCGCCGAGACCGACTTGGATCTGGGCCACTACGAGCGCTTCGTGTCCGCCCGCATGCACAAGGTCAATAACTTCACCACCGGCCAGATTTACGAATCGGTGCTGCGCAAAGAACGCCGGGGTGATTACCTGGGCAAGACCGTCCAGGTGATCCCGCACATCACCAATGAAATCCAGGATTTCATTGCGCGTGGGGCAAAGGCTGCCTTTGACGGTCAGGCCGACATCGCCATTGTCGAAATCGGCGGCACCATCGGCGACATCGAATCTCTGCCGTTCCTGGAAGCCGTGCGCCAAATGAGCCTGCGCCTGGGCCGCAATCAATGCGCCTTCGTGCACCTGACGCTGGTGCCTTTCATTGCCTCGGCAGGCGAGCTGAAAACCAAGCCCACTCAACACTCCGTGCAAAAACTGCGCGAAATCGGCATTTATCCCAATGCCTTGCTGTGCCGCGCCGACCGTCCGGTCCCCGAAGACGAACGCGCCAAGATTTCCCTGTTTTCCAACGTGCCCCTGGATGCGGTCATCTCTGTTTGGGATTCAGATTCCATCTATAAAATTCCGGCCATGCTGCACAAGCAGGGGCTGGACAGTCTGGTGTGCGACGCCCTGGCGATCACGCCTCCGCCTGCTGATCTGACGGTCTGGGATCGCCTGGTGCATGATCTGGAAAATCCCCGATGCGCGGTCACCATCGGCATGGTGGGCAAATACGTGGATCTCACCGAATCGTATAAGTCCTTGTCGGAAGCCTTGGTGCATGCCGGCATTCATACGCATTCCCAGGTGCATATCGAATACATCGATTCCGAAGAAATCGAAACCCAGGGCACTGGCTGCCTGGCTGGCCTGGATGCCATCCTGGTGCCGGGCGGCTTTGGCAAGCGCGGCACCGAGGGCAAGATCCGTGCCATTCAGTATGCGCGTGAACAGGGTATTCCTTACTTGGGAATCTGCCTGGGCATGCAGCTGGCCGTGGTCGAGTTCGCCCGTCACGTAGCCGGGCTGGGCGGTGCCAACAGCACCGAATTCGACCCTTCTGCCGCCCATCCCGTGGTGGCCCTGATCACCGAATGGCAAGACCGCGAGGGCAAGATCGAAACGCGCGACTCCTCGTCCGACCTGGGCGGCACCATGCGCAAAGGCGCCCAGCGCTGCCCGGTCAAGCCCGGCACCCGGGCGTTCGATATCTATGGGGCCGAGGTCAACGAACGCCATCGCCACCGTTACGAAGTCAATAACGTTTATGTAAACCGCCTGGAGGAATCCGGCTTGGTCATCAGTGCGCGCACGCCCACCGAAAGCCTGCCTGAAATCATGGAAATCCCCAGCCATCCATGGTTTATGGGGGTGCAGTTCCACCCTGAGTTCACCTCGACGCCGCGTTATGGCCACCCGCTATTCACCAGCTATATTCAGGCGGCGCTGGCCTATCAGCAGAACCAGCCCAAAAAATCCTGA
- the kdsA gene encoding 3-deoxy-8-phosphooctulonate synthase — protein MQLCHFQAGLDQPLFLIAGPCVIESRELAFETAGILQEMTQALGIPFIYKSSFDKANRSSGVSFRGPGLDEGLKILEDVRQQLGMPVLTDVHEIGQAREVAAVVDVLQTPAFLCRQTDFIQACAATLKPVNIKKGQFLAPEDMQQVVTKARAAAVEAGGDGQNILVCERGASFGYHNLVSDMRSLAIMRNTHCPVVFDATHSVQLPGGQGTSSGGQREFVPVLARAAVAVGIAGIFMETHPNPAQALSDGPNAVPLDKMRALLETLLELDRCVKRDGALDLAL, from the coding sequence ATGCAACTATGTCATTTTCAGGCGGGTCTGGATCAGCCTTTGTTTCTGATCGCCGGCCCGTGCGTGATCGAATCGCGCGAACTCGCGTTTGAAACTGCGGGCATCCTGCAGGAAATGACCCAGGCGCTGGGCATTCCCTTTATCTACAAAAGCTCTTTCGACAAGGCCAATCGTAGTTCGGGGGTGTCTTTCCGTGGGCCCGGCCTGGACGAAGGCCTTAAAATCCTGGAAGACGTGCGCCAGCAATTGGGGATGCCCGTGCTAACGGATGTGCACGAAATCGGCCAGGCCCGCGAGGTCGCTGCCGTGGTGGATGTGCTGCAGACGCCGGCGTTCTTGTGCCGTCAGACTGACTTCATCCAGGCTTGTGCCGCGACACTGAAGCCGGTCAACATCAAAAAAGGCCAATTTCTGGCTCCCGAAGACATGCAGCAGGTCGTGACCAAGGCCCGTGCCGCTGCGGTCGAGGCCGGTGGGGATGGGCAAAACATTCTGGTCTGCGAGCGCGGCGCTTCGTTTGGTTATCACAACCTGGTCTCGGACATGCGCTCTCTGGCCATTATGCGCAACACGCACTGCCCGGTGGTGTTCGATGCCACGCATTCGGTGCAGCTGCCTGGTGGCCAGGGCACTAGCTCTGGCGGCCAGCGGGAATTCGTGCCGGTCCTGGCACGCGCCGCCGTTGCGGTGGGCATTGCGGGTATTTTCATGGAAACCCATCCCAATCCTGCTCAGGCATTGTCTGATGGGCCTAATGCTGTGCCGCTGGACAAGATGCGTGCCCTGCTGGAAACATTGCTGGAACTGGATCGCTGCGTGAAGCGCGACGGGGCGCTGGATCTGGCCCTGTGA